One Candidatus Margulisiibacteriota bacterium DNA segment encodes these proteins:
- a CDS encoding DUF1926 domain-containing protein, protein MSPSQAIHTNKNSGRFKNRPVDLLLAVHCHQPVGNLDQVIEEAYQRSYLPFIETLRRHPRIKFAAHYSGVLLEWFESRHPEFLGLLKDLVKKGQLELLTGGHYEPILSLIPDEDKYGQIRMQNDYLKGKFGSAPRGMWLAERVWEPHLARIMAQSGVEYTLLDDSHFIAAGLEKEQLSGYYLTEEAGEMLRIFPISRYLRHAIPFKKPDEVMDHLRQLSINQGLAVIADDGEKFGLWPGTQKVFSSGYLDKLFDLIEEAEWLKSRSFSDYLEEELPAGRIYLPSSSYFEMMDWSLPAAAEKKYKRIIDDLKKNDYLEEFLPFLSGGYFRNFLVKYPESNLMHKRMLQASDRLSRMKKGKSLLGEKELESRLKEAELAVYKSQCGCAYWHGVFSGIYLNYLRHAVYENILKAEAVMDSHARGNDDYADITITDLDRDGREEVLLTSSMLNLYFSPAQGGTLFEIDYKPKNYNLINTLARREEAYHEKIKPPAWQGGAEMSDAARKTVDRAKKAGLDELLIYDRHPRFCLVDHFLSEGTTLESFSRNKFKEEGDFEGSYTFMPQRRGSEVLLRMKKDGLVNGKEVRVEKEISIMAKQSIINVVYDLSNISQEVVHLWFGTEFNFSFMKGNINDNYCLVEGEEKSLITASGKSENISSLGIVDERKGFGVVLALDRPAALWRFPIETVSISEAGFERTFQGSVLFPNWKISLHPGQKWKIKIALRIEE, encoded by the coding sequence ATGTCACCGTCCCAAGCGATACATACGAACAAGAACAGTGGTCGGTTTAAAAATCGGCCGGTCGACCTGCTGTTGGCGGTCCATTGCCATCAGCCGGTAGGGAACCTTGACCAGGTCATAGAAGAAGCTTACCAGCGTTCCTATCTTCCATTTATCGAAACCTTGCGCCGTCATCCCCGAATAAAATTTGCCGCTCATTACAGCGGGGTCCTGCTGGAGTGGTTTGAGTCCCGCCATCCTGAATTCCTCGGCTTGCTAAAAGATCTGGTGAAAAAAGGGCAGCTTGAACTCCTCACCGGCGGGCATTACGAGCCGATCCTTTCCCTGATTCCGGACGAAGACAAGTACGGCCAGATCAGGATGCAAAACGATTATCTCAAGGGGAAGTTTGGTTCGGCGCCGCGCGGCATGTGGCTGGCCGAGCGGGTTTGGGAGCCGCACCTGGCCAGGATCATGGCCCAATCCGGCGTTGAGTACACCTTGCTCGATGATTCCCACTTTATTGCCGCCGGCCTGGAGAAAGAACAGCTTAGCGGTTATTACCTGACCGAAGAAGCGGGGGAGATGCTTCGGATCTTTCCGATCAGCCGGTATTTACGGCACGCCATCCCTTTCAAAAAACCCGACGAAGTCATGGACCATCTGCGGCAGCTTTCAATAAACCAGGGTTTGGCGGTGATCGCCGACGACGGCGAAAAATTCGGCCTTTGGCCAGGGACCCAGAAAGTATTTAGCAGCGGCTATCTCGATAAATTGTTTGACCTGATCGAAGAAGCCGAGTGGCTCAAGAGCCGGAGCTTTTCCGATTACTTGGAAGAAGAGCTTCCAGCCGGCAGAATATATCTGCCATCAAGCTCATATTTTGAAATGATGGACTGGTCGCTGCCGGCGGCGGCCGAGAAAAAATATAAACGGATCATTGACGACTTGAAAAAGAACGATTATCTGGAAGAATTCCTGCCGTTTTTAAGCGGAGGATATTTTAGGAACTTCCTGGTTAAATATCCGGAATCAAACCTGATGCACAAGAGGATGCTGCAAGCCAGCGACCGGCTCTCCCGGATGAAGAAAGGGAAGTCGCTCCTTGGCGAGAAGGAATTGGAAAGCCGGCTAAAAGAAGCGGAGCTGGCGGTCTATAAAAGCCAGTGCGGCTGCGCTTATTGGCATGGAGTGTTTAGCGGGATCTATCTCAATTACCTGCGCCACGCGGTCTATGAGAATATTCTGAAAGCGGAAGCGGTCATGGATAGCCATGCCCGGGGTAACGATGATTATGCCGACATAACGATCACCGACCTTGACCGCGACGGCCGGGAAGAAGTCCTGCTGACCAGCAGTATGCTCAATCTTTATTTTTCACCCGCACAGGGGGGGACATTGTTTGAGATCGATTATAAACCTAAGAATTACAATTTAATAAATACCCTGGCCAGGCGGGAAGAGGCCTATCACGAAAAGATTAAACCGCCTGCCTGGCAGGGGGGAGCGGAAATGTCAGACGCGGCCCGCAAAACTGTTGATCGGGCGAAAAAAGCCGGTTTGGATGAGCTTCTTATTTATGACCGGCATCCCAGGTTTTGCCTGGTCGATCATTTTTTAAGCGAGGGGACTACTTTGGAATCATTTAGCCGGAACAAGTTTAAGGAAGAAGGGGATTTTGAGGGAAGCTATACTTTTATGCCGCAAAGACGAGGGAGCGAAGTTTTGCTCAGGATGAAAAAAGATGGGCTGGTAAACGGGAAAGAGGTCAGGGTTGAAAAAGAGATCTCGATCATGGCAAAACAATCAATAATAAACGTGGTTTATGACCTAAGCAATATAAGCCAGGAAGTGGTCCACCTTTGGTTTGGCACAGAGTTTAATTTTTCTTTTATGAAGGGAAATATTAACGATAATTATTGCTTGGTCGAGGGCGAGGAAAAGAGCCTTATTACTGCTTCCGGCAAGTCGGAAAATATTTCTTCCCTGGGCATTGTTGACGAACGGAAAGGATTTGGTGTAGTATTGGCCCTGGATCGGCCGGCTGCTTTGTGGCGATTCCCGATCGAAACGGTTTCCATTTCTGAAGCCGGTTTTGAGAGGACCTT